The Maniola jurtina chromosome 3, ilManJurt1.1, whole genome shotgun sequence genome segment TGACTATTATCACACAGTCATTGACTAGGTCAGGTGTGTACTTTTTTGCTACACTGGACAGCAAACATGTTAAATACAAAagcaaattaatatttttcaggATTTCTGTCGCTGGCCTGATGAGCCTTTTGAAGAAATGGACAGCACATTGGCAGTTCAACAGTTTATTCAACAGACTATAAGACGTGATCCTGCAAACTTGGAAGCAATACTCAAGATGCCCGAAGCACAAGATGAAGGGGTGTGGAAATATGAACATCTGAGGTTATTAAAATTGTATCTATTGATTTTATAATAGGCAAATCATCATCTTCAAAAGGAGGTACAAGCTACAGTCAAATAATCACAACTGATTGATTTAGTTtcgaaatcatcatcattatcatcatgttcaacccatcactggcctgctactgagcacaggtttcctttcacaataagaagggtttaggccatagcctGTCACaatggcccagtgcagattggtagactaaTTTGCAGTGTCAATATAGAATTGTCAATAGAATACTTTGACAAAGTGTCTCTTGGAAACAACCATCCTGTCCTCCTGTGAAGAATTTTCGCCTTCTTCAGTATTCTGAGATAGTCAGGGAATCCATTTATTGATTACATGCAGAAATAACAAGCAATTATTGGACCCTATTATGTAGATTTAATCCTAAAAGTGCATgcagcatttaaaaaaaatgtagtggAAAAACTTGTTGAGTGTATTGTCTTCACAATAACCCACCTTCTCATTGCTTGGAAGTCGCGTATGTGCTGTCCGCAGTGCTGGTAAATACCTTCAATATACTTGATCTTGATCTGTATTCTCCGGACTTAGCCCCTAGAGATTATCACTTACTCCCAACattacagacagatggacagacagaaaacaaagtgatcctataagggttctgtttttccttttgaagtatggaaccttaaaagaACCAAATAACCTATGCTGATGTATATTATGATGGTGATATATAGTACAAAATCTacaatttattttggttttcagATTGTttgttcaatattttttttatattacagaCAATTTTGCATGGAGTTAAATGGCTTAGCAGTTAGATTACAAAGTGAGTGTAAGCCTGAAACATGCACTCAGATGACAGCAACTGAACAGTGGATCTTCCTGTGTGCTGCACACAAAACTCCTAAAGAATGTCCTGCTATTGATTACACCAGACATACCCTGGATGGAGCTGCTTGTTTACTGAAcagcaataaatattttccaaGCAGGTATGTTGCTGTTAATATGAGTGCCAATCTATATCGTGTTGTCATTCTTGCACTGCCACAATACAGTCCACTGGTGATATGTGCTCATATCATGAAAgtattgtcatcatcatcaatccatagTCCaacacactggccaagtgcagattggcagacttcaaacacctttgagaatattatagagaactctcaggcatcaaTGTTTCCTTGCAATGTTTTCCTCCACAGTGaaagcatgtgatatttaaCTGCCTAAAATGCACAAATCTTTTGTGGTGTtatgtggtgcaataaagtatgtatacatacatagatactgaaaagttggaggtgcatgcccggggtCAAACTCCAAACCCACAAATAGGAGATTGATGTCTTAACTCTTAGGCTGTCACTTTTACTGGTATGAAAATATAGTGCATAAAATCTTGAGACTTCTGATGGTCTTCATTATAGATGTGTGTGATAACAAATTaaggataaaaaaatattatatttatttcatactcTACTTTCATATAATACATATCCGTTTTGAATTATTTCAGGGTGAGTATAAAGGAGTCTTCAGTGGCAAAGCTGGGATCAGTATGCAGAAGAGTCTACAGAATCTTTTCTCATGCATATTTTCATCACCGAGCAATATTTGATGCTTTTGAGAAGGAAACGCATTTGTGTAAAAGATTTACATATTTTGTGACAAAGTACTCGATAATATCAAAGGAGATTTTAATATTGCCAAAGCTAGATGATGAAACACCAATAGCTCAACCAGTAGGGGAATCAGAAGCTTGAAGCAACAATACTATTTTCGTCTTCTGAGCATATCCTCAGTATTAAACATAGGCTGTACCATATATTATACTGTTTAAGTTCTAAACCCATATTTGAatatggtaaattatttattttttcttaattaaaaattcaaatgcaTGATATTTGCCCTAAACTCATTTCATAAACAATGTGTTTGCtaacccaatttttttttataattttgagaAATGATGTTGAAGCAATATTATCAAAGATCTGAACTGCTCCTTGATCAAACTacccacatattattatacagttGTATTTGTACCCATTTTATTAAATGTTAAgtataattaaacttaaataaacaGTGGTTCTCGTATTCATGTTGTATTATTTAGCTACACTGATATAACTGCTCCCAAGTCCCAATATATTTGGAATCtggattatttattaagtacatattacaaTAGCATAAAAACCCCTATAAATATGCTGTGATTTAATAAAACATCAGAAACAAATCAATTATGCCTGTATTTGTGGTTTCTTTTGTTTAAATGGTTTTTTCACTTTATTTGATTGTTGTTTAGAGTTGTTGTTGCTTGGCTCCTTTTCCCAAAACTTTTTCTTGAGAGAACATTGATATCTGTAAAATAAATGTAACTTTCTGAGTTTTTctttgtaggtatttatttagacTTATCTTTTATCTACAGGTGTCTTCATTATGTGTATGCAAAGTTGCATGGCGAAATCTGTTAAGTAAATTCAGCATGAAGGCTACAAAGacacaaaaattaaagaaatactGTTTAAGATTCTATATAGATAATGATGCTTCCTACAATTAAAATTGACAAATATATTTACTGTACAGAAATTGTCCAGTTACTcttttattataggtaagtgTAGATTTCTTACCCAAGTTGGTTACTGTCTGGTAATTCTTCAGTTGACAGAAGTATGTGAATAACTGGTATTTGTCTTTTTACAACAATTGTTTCAAGTTCATCTACTTTAGGTTCCCAATATTCTTCAACACTGAAAAAGTAAAATTCAATATTATCACATCTGAAATATTGAATGTACATATTGTTGTCCTTTTTAACAGATTTCAAAAaaagaaggttctcaattcgacatgctttttttttgtatgtttgttacacaaTTTCTCCACCAAATTTATTAATGCAAACTTGTTTAATCCATGTAGGCTACACTACATGCTACATCACATTATACATGGAACCATATTATTTTACCATGGAAGaccatatttaaattttgattttcaatATACATAATTACTTTTTATATGTAAGTTTTGTCACTTGATGTTGTATATTAAACTGTCTCTTGATTATCTCCGCACAGGAAATAGCCTTAGGGATAGCAACGCCTGCTCCGCTCCATACAACAGCTGTTGTTGCCTTATCTTGAAGAATGCCAGCCACATGAGTTAATAAATTGTTCATCTTGCTACCACCTTTAACCTGAAAATAGATTGAttgatattaagtatattacatTTACAGAAGTGCAAAATGATTTTATGAGCAAATTAAAGAAAACTTTAAGGTAGCCTATAGAAAAAAGTTTGACAAATTAACAGCCAAATAAAAAAGTCCCAGAATAATagaataaattaagtatataaattacTATCTCACTTGCATCCAGAGGAAGTTAACAGGTAAATCATTGATTGGTATTTTACTTCTCTCCAATTCTTCTTCAACATTTTTGCCTTTGAAATAATTTTCCATTTAAAAAACAAGTAATTTGTAATAGAGATAGTAGAActttaatacaaaatattgaaaattttgaCTTTGCGTTTCTGCGCTGCGCGAATTAATGTTGTGCTAAATAAATGCTAAGCATATTATGCTAAGAGTATATagcacagaccaataacatgtATATAGGAACAGCTAAATGCTAATGTCAGTGTCAACTGTCAGTTGTCCGATTTCAGTTGtcacttaaggggcatgagacgggtctgcccgcgaaattcaaatttaatttggtttttcgcaatttgtaaacaaataaacttaggcttttggtattttaattgcgacaatggcagtatcacccTCACAggttaatataaaaatctttacttgaaagggtccagtttaagaaattcaTACTAgaatcgactaatttgtgagaatagtcgatactagaattaatttcttaaacttttGTCGATTTTACCTTcacttccttccttccttcctttttacacctagtacctacgtataagtaaataggtactaggTGTAAAAAAtgctaaggctgagatctatagagcgcactttgactttgctcagacttaagactctGTTAAATCGAgatagcgttataccgctgggataaatctgtctcgttttaactgaaacttaagtctataagcaaaatcaaagtgcattctatagatttcaacctaagtgtgTTGAGACAGCTTCAGCCGCGAGACTTGATCCTGTTAGGACAGGAGAGCAAATCGCGTTTGCGTAAttgcctaggtaggtacataaattccGCTAAAGGTTATCAGTTCTGACACAGTTAGTTCACTCTGGTTGTGATATAAAGGCATAAATTAAGTCATGGCTAAGCAGTTATCATTAGGTATACTTAACAAGAACGACGGTtagattcatttttattattttattaataatataaaaatgggTATAAACAATAGTATAAGTTTTTATCTTTGCATCGCTGTTTATATTACAATCACTTCAGCAGGACATCGCAGTATATTTAGCTTAGACAAAAGTTGGATTtgtgatattaaaaaaacctgCGTAGATTGTCTTTGTTTGTCACAGTGTTCCTGGTGTAGTTCGGCGAATAAGTGTTTCTCTGAAAAATTACCACATTACAAAAATTACTGTCAGGGAGACAGGATTCGGACCGTTAACCATGGAAGTAAGTCCAAAAAATAAATCTTACTTTACTATAATTAGATTCTCCATAGTTTAAACCACGATGGTAACCACGTATTCGGgggattgtctgtctgtctgtctgtccgtccgtccgtccatccgtctatcgtgtctgtcaagaaaacctatagggtacttcccgttgacctagaatcatgaaatttagcaggcaggtaggtcttagcacaagtaaaggaaaaaatccgaaaaccgtgaatttgtggttacataacaaaaaatgtttcaattttcaaagtaagatactaaCTGGGCtaaatatgaaagggctgtacctgtacattctaaaacagatttttatttatttttatgcataacagtttttgatttatcgtgcaaaatgtcagaaaaaatactcgagaacggaactctcggtgcacaagtctgactcgcacttggccggatttatttcatgctttttaaactttatgtgTAACTTGTACTTAGGTAGACAACTTATGTGTTGAGCAGCCATTTACATAAACTAGGTAATTTCATGAAATTTTAGATTCTAAATGtttaaaaacgttttttttgaTAAGCAC includes the following:
- the LOC123880834 gene encoding MOB kinase activator-like 4, with the translated sequence MADGVQVLLRRNRPGSKAKDFCRWPDEPFEEMDSTLAVQQFIQQTIRRDPANLEAILKMPEAQDEGVWKYEHLRQFCMELNGLAVRLQSECKPETCTQMTATEQWIFLCAAHKTPKECPAIDYTRHTLDGAACLLNSNKYFPSRVSIKESSVAKLGSVCRRVYRIFSHAYFHHRAIFDAFEKETHLCKRFTYFVTKYSIISKEILILPKLDDETPIAQPVGESEA
- the LOC123880837 gene encoding ribonuclease P protein subunit p25-like protein isoform X1 — encoded protein: MENYFKGKNVEEELERSKIPINDLPVNFLWMQVKGGSKMNNLLTHVAGILQDKATTAVVWSGAGVAIPKAISCAEIIKRQFNIQHQVTKLTYKNVEEYWEPKVDELETIVVKRQIPVIHILLSTEELPDSNQLGYQCSLKKKFWEKEPSNNNSKQQSNKVKKPFKQKKPQIQA
- the LOC123880837 gene encoding ribonuclease P protein subunit p25-like protein isoform X2 — its product is MLKKNWREVKYQSMIYLVKGGSKMNNLLTHVAGILQDKATTAVVWSGAGVAIPKAISCAEIIKRQFNIQHQVTKLTYKNVEEYWEPKVDELETIVVKRQIPVIHILLSTEELPDSNQLGYQCSLKKKFWEKEPSNNNSKQQSNKVKKPFKQKKPQIQA